Proteins encoded in a region of the Diabrotica virgifera virgifera chromosome 4, PGI_DIABVI_V3a genome:
- the LOC126883995 gene encoding uncharacterized protein LOC126883995: MAGKDWLQAFLKRHPNLSLRKPEATSLGRISGFNAESVGLFFKNLNIVLTKYNFQACRIFNVDETGITTVQVPSKIIAPKGVKQLGKAVSWERGRNITLCCSVSASGIYIPPMFIYPRIRMSEQLKRNGPVGAIYECSAKGWMTVELFLIWLKHFKKHASTSNDNPALLLLDNHSSHCSLSAYEFCRENGIIMLSFPPHTSNKLQPLDLTFYGPLKSAYSNECSLYMRRNVHKKITPFDVSEILNRAFVHVATMEKAQKGFEISGIVPYRPNIFTDEDFLPSTLSNIPAVELQLPEDELTPCTSETNRVPSKDAVLETNEPNVIPSTSKANEAHADVTPSTSKSGLANERQGDISIEEMTPLCVITENKLKKRGRKLGISKILTATPEKIELEQKENRKIQKKEKQKLSKNVKHVNKKIKRVTRKVFDDSSSSGSSLHDEMEICNDHSSDDPSSDVEEECIYCGEYGKSEMWYRCGVCHKWAHKECSGYDNHKSFICDYCK; the protein is encoded by the coding sequence ATGGCCGGTAAAGACTGGCTTCAAGCATTCTTAAAACGACATCCAAATCTTAGTTTGAGAAAACCCGAGGCAACCAGTTTAGGGAGAATTTCGGGTTTTAATGCTGAAAGTGTaggcctttttttcaaaaatttaaatatagttttaacaaaatataactttCAAGCCTGCCGCATATTTAATGTTGACGAGACAGGCATTACCACGGTGCAGGTTCCATCCAAAATTATAGCTCCAAAAGGTGTCAAACAACTGGGAAAAGCTGTAAGTTGGGAGAGAGGTCGAAATATAACTCTGTGCTGCTCAGTAAGTGCATCAGGGATATATATACCTCCGATGTTTATTTATCCTAGAATCCGAATGTCGGAACAGCTCAAACGCAATGGACCGGTAGGTGCCATCTATGAATGCTCGGCCAAAGGCTGGATGACTGTAGAATTATTCTTGATTTGGCTTAAACATTTTAAGAAACACGCATCTACTTCGAACGACAACCCAGCATTGTTGTTGCTAGATAATCACAGCAGTCATTGTTCTTTATCTGCTTATGAATTTTGCCGTGAAAATGGGATCATTATGTTATCGTTTCCGCCACACACGTCTAATAAGCTACAGCCACTAGATTTGACATTTTATGGGCCGCTAAAATCTGCGTATTCAAATGAATGTTCACTTTATATGAGACGAAATGTTCACAAAAAAATAACACCATTTGATGTATCTGAAATTTTGAATCGAGCATTCGTCCATGTAGCTACCATGGAAAAAGCTCAAAAAGGCTTTGAAATAAGCGGTATTGTTCCATATAGACCAAATATTTTCACGGACGAAGATTTTTTGCCTTCTACCCTTTCTAATATTCCCGCTGTTGAACTACAACTTCCTGAAGATGAACTTACTCCCTGTACCTCAGAAACAAATCGAGTGCCTTCAAAAGATGCAGTCTTGGAAACAAATGAACCTAATGTTATTCCAAGTACATCAAAAGCCAACGAAGCTCATGCAGATGTCACTCCTTCAACATCAAAATCAGGCCTTGCAAATGAAAGACAAGGAGATATATCGATTGAAGAAATGACACCGTTGTGCGTCATaactgaaaataaattaaaaaagaggGGTAGAAAATTAGGCATTTCAAAGATTTTGACGGCGACTCCAGAAAAAATAGAACTGGAgcaaaaagaaaatagaaaaatacaaaagaaagaaaagcaaaaactttcaaaaaatgtaaaacacgttaataaaaaaattaaacgtgtTACGAGGAAAGTCTTCGATGATAGTTCTTCAAGCGGTTCATCCCTACACGATGAAATGGAGATTTGCAATGACCACAGTTCCGATGATCCCAGCAGCGACGTAGAAGAAGAGTGCATCTATTGTGGCGAATATGGAAAATCGGAAATGTGGTACAGATGCGGAGTTTGCCATAAATGGGCGCATAAAGAATGTAGTGGTTACGATAATCACAAAAGTTTTATATGCGATTATTGCAAATAA